A genome region from Streptomyces antimycoticus includes the following:
- a CDS encoding non-ribosomal peptide synthetase — protein MATQSGLQDILPLAPLQEGLLFHSVYDEAAPDVYVVQDTMDLEGDLDPEALRAACRTLLRRHANLRAGFRYAGLRRPVQFIPHEVPLPWEELDLAALTEDERTAAADRVLEADRRRRFDLNKPPLMRFTLLRLGDRRHRFVLTNHHILLDGWSRPMLLRELLALYAARGDDSGLPRVRPFRDYLHWLAAQDRDAAVAAWREALAGIDGPTLVAPRSGDRPAVVPGRLDTELEPAVYEALSALARERALTLNSLVQGAWAVVLGGLTGRDDVVFGATVSGRPPELAGVETMVGLFINTLPVRVRLRADEPLVDLVRRVQDEQTRLQAHQQIDLAEVRRLAGAGELFDTTMVFENYPVDLTAGNDKPGGTSGLTVAGARNRDAAHYPLALVAVGRGGLLRLRLDHQPDLIPEPSARAVLDRVVRVLTSVATDPLRPVGRLELLSGEEHRTVLELGHGADTDIPDLSLPEAFRAQAARTPHATAVRTGADALDYAALDARSDALARRLTRLAVVSETPVALLMERSADVIVSALGILKAGGAYVPLRQRDPADRLRLLTGLAGVSLVLTDRANADRAAELGPPVVVVDDGTGTEPDPVPGQPLPRVHPGQIAYISHTSGSTGTPKGVAATHRHVLELAHDRSFANGAHTRILVHSPHAFDASTYEMWVPLLTGGTAVVAPPGDLDAERLGKLLAEHEITGLFLTTGLFQLVADEAPEHFAGLHEVWTGGEAVPAASIRRVMRACPDTTVIDVYGPTETTTFAVRHRLPRGPEVPASVPIGSPLDNTRLMVLDTGLRPVPPGTAGELHIAGAGLARGYWRRPGTTAERFVADPYGPPGTRMYRTGDLVRWNAEGVLEYVGRADEQVKLRGFRIELGEIEALLGSHPDVAQTVVTVQEPRPGDKRLVAHLVAERGTTPSPEDLRAHLAAELPDYMVPAAFVVLDALPLTGNGKVDRKALPLPDTGPATGARRAPRSPQEEILCGLFAEVLGLPSVGIDDNFFDAGGHSLLATRLAGRIRSVLGAELAVRQLFDTPTVAGLARALDTAGSARPALRPAEPRPDRVPASFAQRRLWFLHRFEGPSPTYNIPFALRLTGDLDRAALRDALVDVAERHESLRTVFAEDAEGPYQAVLPGPEARTALTVVPDVARDRLEREIAAAVGHAFDLSGELPLRVWLFETGEREHVLLLLVHHIAGDGWSVPLLARDIVAAYAARRVGTAPAWQPLPAQYADYSLWQHEVLGSEDDDESLIARQLAYWKQALAGLPDELTLPADRPRPATSGHRGERIPYQVPGPLYEQVRALARATKASPFMVVQAAVAALLTRLGAGTDIPLGTPVAGRTDDALEDLVGFFVNTLVLRTDTSGNPTFRELIARVRDTDLAAYAHQDLPFERLVEALNPRRSQSRHPVFQTMLTFNNTEQRQTPSDTAAPRTAWGHRA, from the coding sequence ATGGCGACGCAGTCCGGACTGCAGGACATCCTGCCGCTGGCCCCGCTGCAGGAAGGCTTGCTCTTCCACAGCGTGTACGACGAGGCGGCGCCGGATGTCTATGTCGTGCAGGACACCATGGACCTGGAGGGCGACCTCGACCCCGAGGCCCTGCGCGCCGCGTGCCGCACCCTGCTGCGGCGCCACGCCAACCTGCGCGCGGGCTTCCGCTACGCGGGCCTGCGGCGCCCCGTCCAGTTCATTCCGCACGAGGTCCCCCTGCCCTGGGAGGAGCTCGACCTCGCCGCGCTGACCGAGGACGAGCGCACCGCGGCGGCGGACCGGGTGCTGGAGGCGGACCGGCGACGCCGCTTCGACCTCAACAAGCCGCCGCTGATGCGGTTCACCCTGCTGCGGCTCGGCGACCGCCGGCACCGTTTCGTCCTGACCAACCACCACATCCTGCTGGACGGCTGGTCACGCCCGATGCTGCTGCGTGAACTCCTCGCGCTGTACGCGGCCCGCGGCGACGACAGCGGGCTGCCACGGGTCCGGCCCTTCCGGGACTATCTGCACTGGCTCGCCGCCCAGGACCGGGACGCCGCGGTGGCCGCGTGGCGCGAGGCGCTGGCCGGAATCGACGGCCCCACCCTCGTCGCGCCCCGGAGCGGCGACCGGCCCGCCGTCGTACCGGGACGCCTGGACACCGAGCTTGAACCCGCCGTGTACGAAGCGCTCTCCGCCCTGGCCCGGGAGCGTGCGCTGACCCTCAACTCACTGGTGCAGGGCGCCTGGGCGGTCGTCCTCGGCGGGCTGACCGGGCGGGACGACGTGGTGTTCGGCGCCACCGTCTCCGGACGGCCGCCCGAGCTCGCCGGGGTCGAGACGATGGTGGGCCTGTTCATCAACACCCTGCCCGTCCGGGTACGGCTGCGTGCCGACGAGCCGCTGGTGGACCTGGTGCGCCGGGTCCAGGACGAGCAGACCCGGCTCCAGGCCCACCAGCAGATCGACCTCGCCGAGGTGCGGCGGCTCGCCGGAGCCGGTGAACTCTTCGACACCACCATGGTGTTCGAGAACTACCCCGTGGACCTCACGGCCGGGAACGACAAGCCCGGCGGGACGAGCGGCCTGACCGTCGCCGGCGCCCGCAACCGCGACGCCGCGCACTATCCGCTGGCGCTCGTCGCGGTCGGCCGTGGCGGCCTGCTGCGGCTGCGCCTCGACCACCAGCCCGACCTGATCCCCGAGCCATCGGCCCGCGCCGTCCTGGACCGCGTGGTCCGCGTCCTCACCTCGGTCGCCACCGACCCGCTGCGGCCCGTCGGCCGGCTCGAGCTGCTCTCCGGGGAGGAACACCGCACCGTCCTCGAACTCGGCCACGGCGCGGACACCGACATCCCGGATCTCAGCCTGCCGGAGGCGTTCCGCGCCCAGGCCGCCCGCACCCCGCACGCCACCGCCGTCCGCACCGGCGCCGACGCGCTCGACTACGCAGCGCTCGACGCCCGCTCCGACGCGCTGGCACGCCGCCTGACCCGGCTCGCAGTGGTGTCGGAAACCCCGGTGGCGCTGCTCATGGAGCGCTCGGCGGACGTCATCGTGTCCGCGCTGGGCATCCTCAAGGCGGGTGGTGCGTACGTCCCGCTGCGGCAGCGTGACCCGGCCGACCGGCTGCGTCTGCTCACCGGCCTCGCCGGTGTCTCCCTGGTGCTGACCGACCGGGCGAACGCCGACCGCGCCGCGGAACTGGGACCCCCCGTGGTCGTCGTGGACGACGGCACGGGGACGGAGCCCGATCCCGTGCCCGGACAGCCATTGCCGCGCGTCCACCCCGGCCAGATCGCCTACATCAGCCACACCTCCGGCTCCACCGGAACACCCAAGGGCGTCGCCGCCACCCACCGCCATGTGCTCGAACTCGCCCATGACCGCTCGTTCGCGAACGGCGCCCACACCCGGATCCTGGTCCACTCGCCGCACGCCTTCGACGCCTCCACGTACGAGATGTGGGTGCCGCTGCTGACCGGCGGCACCGCCGTCGTCGCCCCGCCCGGCGACCTGGACGCCGAGCGGCTCGGCAAGCTGCTCGCCGAGCACGAGATCACCGGGCTCTTCCTGACCACCGGTCTCTTCCAGCTCGTCGCCGACGAGGCGCCCGAACACTTCGCGGGCCTCCACGAGGTGTGGACCGGCGGCGAGGCGGTCCCCGCCGCGTCCATCCGCCGGGTGATGCGCGCCTGCCCCGACACCACCGTCATCGATGTGTACGGGCCCACCGAGACGACCACGTTCGCGGTGCGCCACCGGCTTCCCCGGGGACCGGAGGTCCCGGCCTCCGTCCCGATCGGCAGCCCCCTGGACAACACCCGGCTGATGGTCCTCGACACCGGGCTGCGCCCCGTGCCACCGGGCACGGCGGGCGAGCTGCACATCGCCGGCGCGGGCCTGGCCCGTGGCTACTGGCGGCGCCCCGGAACCACCGCGGAACGCTTCGTCGCCGATCCCTACGGCCCGCCGGGCACCCGCATGTACCGCACCGGCGACCTGGTGCGCTGGAATGCCGAAGGCGTCCTCGAATACGTCGGGCGCGCGGACGAGCAGGTGAAGCTGCGCGGCTTCCGCATCGAACTCGGTGAGATCGAGGCGCTGCTGGGCAGCCACCCCGACGTCGCCCAGACCGTCGTCACCGTGCAGGAGCCGCGCCCCGGTGACAAGCGCCTGGTCGCCCACCTCGTCGCCGAGCGCGGCACCACCCCGTCCCCGGAGGACCTGCGGGCACACCTGGCCGCCGAACTCCCCGACTACATGGTGCCCGCCGCGTTCGTCGTCCTGGACGCGCTGCCGCTGACCGGCAACGGCAAGGTGGACCGCAAGGCCCTGCCACTGCCCGACACCGGTCCCGCCACCGGGGCGCGCCGTGCCCCGCGCAGCCCCCAGGAGGAGATCCTGTGCGGCCTCTTCGCGGAGGTCCTCGGCCTGCCGTCGGTCGGCATCGACGACAACTTCTTCGACGCCGGGGGACACTCGCTGCTCGCCACCCGGCTCGCCGGGCGCATCCGTTCGGTGCTCGGTGCCGAGCTGGCGGTGCGCCAGCTGTTCGACACGCCCACGGTGGCCGGGCTCGCCCGCGCCCTCGACACGGCCGGATCGGCCCGGCCGGCGCTGAGGCCCGCCGAGCCGCGCCCCGACCGCGTCCCGGCCTCCTTCGCCCAGCGCCGGCTGTGGTTCCTGCACCGCTTCGAGGGTCCCTCGCCGACGTACAACATCCCCTTCGCCCTGAGGCTCACCGGCGATCTGGACCGCGCGGCGCTGCGGGACGCGCTCGTGGACGTCGCGGAGCGCCATGAGTCGCTGCGCACGGTCTTCGCCGAGGATGCCGAAGGGCCCTACCAGGCCGTGCTGCCCGGCCCGGAGGCCCGGACCGCGCTGACCGTCGTCCCCGATGTGGCGCGAGATCGCCTGGAGCGGGAGATCGCCGCCGCCGTCGGGCACGCCTTCGACCTGTCCGGAGAACTCCCGCTGCGCGTCTGGCTGTTCGAGACCGGAGAGCGGGAGCATGTGCTGCTGCTCCTGGTCCACCACATCGCGGGCGACGGCTGGTCGGTGCCGCTGCTCGCCCGCGACATCGTCGCCGCCTACGCCGCGCGACGCGTCGGCACCGCCCCCGCCTGGCAGCCGCTGCCCGCCCAGTACGCCGACTACAGCCTGTGGCAGCACGAGGTGCTCGGCTCGGAGGACGACGACGAGAGCCTGATCGCCCGGCAACTCGCCTACTGGAAGCAGGCCCTGGCCGGACTGCCGGACGAACTCACACTGCCCGCCGACCGGCCGCGCCCCGCGACCTCCGGCCATCGCGGCGAACGCATCCCCTACCAGGTGCCCGGACCGCTGTACGAGCAGGTCCGCGCGCTGGCCCGGGCCACCAAGGCCAGCCCGTTCATGGTGGTCCAGGCCGCGGTGGCCGCGCTGCTCACCCGGCTCGGGGCGGGCACCGACATCCCGCTGGGCACCCCGGTGGCCGGCCGCACCGACGACGCCCTCGAGGATCTCGTCGGCTTCTTCGTCAACACACTGGTGCTGCGCACCGACACCTCGGGCAACCCCACCTTCCGTGAGCTGATCGCCCGCGTCCGGGACACCGACCTGGCGGCCTACGCCCATCAGGACCTGCCCTTCGAACGGCTGGTGGAGGCGCTCAACCCCAGGCGCTCGCAGTCCCGGCACCCGGTGTTCCAGACCATGCTCACCTTCAACAACACCGAGCAGCGGCAGACGCCGTCGGACACGGCGGCCCCGAGGACGGCGTGGGGGCACCGGGCCTGA